The Chlorocebus sabaeus isolate Y175 chromosome 1, mChlSab1.0.hap1, whole genome shotgun sequence genome includes a region encoding these proteins:
- the LOC103235859 gene encoding olfactory receptor 4S1: MGAKNNVTEFVLFGLFESREMQHTCFVVFFLFHVLTVLGNLLVIITINASKTLKSPMYFFLSHLSFADVCYPSATIPKMIADTFVEHKIISFNGCMTQLFSAHFFGGTEIFLLTAMAYDRYVAICRPLHYTAIMDRRKCGLLAGASWLAGFLHSILQTLLTVQLPFCGPNEIDNFFCDVHPLLKLACADTYMVGLIVVANSGMISLVSFFILIISYVIILLKLRNQSSEGRRKALSTCGSHIITVLLVLMPPMFMYIRPSTTLAADKLIILFNIVMPPLLNPLIYTLRNNEVKNAMRKLFSIKKSLGEK; the protein is encoded by the coding sequence ATGGGTGCCAAGAACAACGTGACTGAGTTTGTTTTATTTGGCCTTTTTGAGAGCAGAGAGATGCAGCATACATGCTTTGTGGTATTCTTCCTCTTTCATGTGCTCACTGTCCTGGGGAACCTTCtggtcatcatcaccatcaatgCTAGCAAGACCCTGAAGTCTCCCATGTATTTCTTCCTGAGTCACTTGTCTTTTGCTGACGTATGTTATCCATCTGCTACCATACCCAAGATGATTGCTGACACTTTTGTGGAGCATAAGATCATCTCCTTCAATGGCTGCATGACCCAGCTCTTTTCTGCCCACTTCTTTGGTGGCACTGAGATCTTCCTCCTTACAGCCATGGCTTATGACCGCTATGTGGCCATCTGTAGGCCCCTGCACTACACAGCCATCATGGATCGCCGGAAGTGTGGCCTGCTAGCGGGGGCCTCCTGGTTAGCTGGCTTCCTGCATTCCATCCTGCAGACCCTCCTCACGGTTCAGCTGCCTTTTTGTGGGCCCAATGAGATAGACAACTTCTTCTGTGATGTTCATCCCCTGCTCAAGTTGGCCTGTGCAGACACGTACATGGTGGGTCTCATTGTGGTGGCCAACAGTGGTATGATTTCTTTAGTCTCCTTCTTTATCCTTATCATTTCCTATGTTATCATCTTACTGAAGCTAAGAAACCAGTCATCTGAGGGCCGGCGTAAGGCTCTCTCCACGTGTGGCTCACACATAATCACTGTCCTTTTGGTTCTCATGCCCCCCATGTTCATGTACATTCGTCCCTCCACCACCCTGGCTGCTGACAAACTTATCATCCTCTTTAACATTGTGATGCCACCTTTGCTGAACCCTTTGATCTATACGCTAAGGAACAATGAGGTGAAAAATGCCATGAGGAAGCTGTTTAGCATCAAGAAGAGCTTAGGGGAGAAGTGA
- the OR4X1 gene encoding LOW QUALITY PROTEIN: olfactory receptor 4X1 (The sequence of the model RefSeq protein was modified relative to this genomic sequence to represent the inferred CDS: inserted 2 bases in 2 codons; substituted 1 base at 1 genomic stop codon), translating to MAATKNVTEIIFLGFSQNRNEQRVITVMXLLMYTAVVPGNGLIVVNILASKGLTSPVYFLLSYVSFVEICYCSVVAPKLIFDSFIKRKGISLKGCITQIFFLHFFGGTEIFLLMVMAYDCYVAICKPLHYTAILNQQMRSLLVGVAWGGSLLRSVGXTFLICQLPFCGPNIIDHCFCDVHPVLELACADCLLISLLIXTNGGSISVVSFLAPIASYLIILHSLRSHNSEARCRALSTCASHVTVVSLFFMPCSFVYMRSCVTLPADKIVAVFYMVLTPLLNPVIYSFRNAEVKNAMRRLVGRKVIWEGK from the exons ATGGCTGCTACAAAAAATGTGACTGAAATAATTTTCCTGGGATTTTCCCAGAATCGGAATGAGCAGAGGGTCATTACTGTGA CTCTCCTCATGTACACAGCCGTTGTGCCGGGCAATGGCCTCATTGTGGTGAACATCCTGGCCAGCAAAGGGCTCACCTCCCCCGTGTATTTCCTCCTCAGCTACGTATCCTTTGTGGAGATCTGTTACTGTTCTGTCGTGGCCCCCAAGCTTATCTTTGACTCTTTTATCAAGAGAAAAGGAATTTCTCTCAAGGGCTGCATCACCCAGatatttttcctccatttctttggTGGCACTGAGATCTTTCTTCTGATGGTGATGGCCTACGACTGCtatgtggccatctgcaagccctTGCACTATACTGCCATCTTGAACCAGCAAATGCGTAGCCTCCTGGTGGGGGTAGCATGGGGTGGGAGCCTGCTGCGTTCTGTTGGGTAAACCTTCCTCATTTGCCAGCTCCCCTTCTGTGGCCCCAACATCATCGACCACTGCTTCTGTGATGTCCACCCAGTGCTGGAGCTGGCCTGCGCAGACTGCCTCCTCATTAGCCTGCTGA CCACCAATGGCGGCTCCATCTCTGTGGTGAGCTTCTTGGCGCCGATAGCTTCCTACCTGATCATCCTGCACTCCCTGAGGAGCCACAACTCGGAGGCGCGGTGCAGGGCTCTCTCCACCTGTGCCTCTCATGTCACAGTTGTGAGCCTGTTCTTCATGCCTTGCTCCTTTGTATACATGAGGTCCTGTGTCACCCTCCCTGCAGATAAGATAGTCGCCGTATTTTACATGGTGTTGACACCTCTCTTAAACCCTGTCATTTACTCCTTTAGGAATGCTGAAGTGAAAAACGCCATGAGGAGACTCGTTGGGAGAAAAGTAATTTGGGAAGGGAAGTAG
- the OR4X2 gene encoding olfactory receptor 4X2: MTNIHNVTEFIFLGLSPNQEVQRVCFLIFLFLYTAIVLGNFLIVLTVTTSRSLGSPMYFFLSCLSFVEICYSSTTAPKLISDLLAERKAMSWWGCMAQLFFLHFFGGTEIFLLTVMAYDRYVAICKPLSYATVMNRQVCAVLVGTAWVGGFVHSFAQILLVFHLPFCGPNVINHYFCDLLPLLKLACFDTFLIGLLIVANGGTLSVVSFGVLLASYMVILLHLRTQSSEGWRKALSTCGSHVTVVILFFGPCIFIYLRPSTTLPIDKVVAVFYTVITPFLNPVIYSLRNAEMKKAMKRLWIRTLRLNEK; encoded by the coding sequence ATGACTAACATACACAATGTGACTGAATTCATTTTTCTGGGACTTTCTCCCAACCAGGAGGTGCAGAGGGTTTGCTTTTTgatatttctgttcttgtacacaGCAATTGTGCTGGGGAATTTCCTCATTGTGCTCACTGTCACAACCAGCAGAAGCCTTGGTTcccccatgtacttcttcctcAGCTGCCTCTCCTTCGTGGAGATCTGCTACTCTTCCACTACAGCCCCCAAGCTCATCTCGGATCTGCTGGCTGAAAGGAAAGCCATGTCTTGGTGGGGCTGCATGGCACAGCTTTTCTTCTTGCACTTCTTTGGTGGCACTGAGATTTTCCTGCTCACTGTGATGGCCTATGACCGCtatgtggccatctgcaagccccTCAGCTACGCCACCGTCATGAACCGGCAGGTGTGTGCTGTCCTTGTAGGAACAGCATGGGTGGGAGGCTTTGTGCATTCATTTGCCCAAATCCTTCTCGTCTTCCACTTGCCCTTCTGTGGCCCCAATGTGATCAACCACTATTTCTGtgacctgcttccccttctcaaACTTGCCTGCTTTGACACCTTCCTCATTGGTCTGCTGATTGTTGCCAATGGAGGTACCCTGTCTGTGGTCAGTTTTGGGGTCCTCTTAGCATCCTATATGGTCATCTTGCTCCATCTGAGAACCCAGAGCTCTGAGGGGTGGCGCAAAGCCCTCTCCACCTGTGGGTCCCATGTCACCGTGGTTATCTTGTTCTTTGGACCCTGCATCTTCATCTACCTGAGGCCCTCTACCACTCTGCCTATAGACAAGGTGGTGGCTGTGTTCTACACAGTGATAACCCCCTTCCTGAACCCTGTCATCTACTCCCTGAGAAATGCTGAAATGAAGAAGGCCATGAAGAGGCTGTGGATTAGGACACTGAGACTAAATGAGAAATAG